The Euphorbia lathyris chromosome 2, ddEupLath1.1, whole genome shotgun sequence genome includes a window with the following:
- the LOC136216708 gene encoding protein GRAVITROPIC IN THE LIGHT 1 — protein MTEMMDTASPTTPKAPPISQMFQKFAIAFKTKTIEFFADETAADDYPSDIDGFSLLDSSEDFIPDQKVIILKPDQPLYQNSTPEKNLEEVPLQQPVVIKSPELTQIRPLNTQLAPPLISSVFATISSFEASYLQLQTSHVPFNVESIKSADEALVSHLNRLSDFKQLYLNLRRNPDFGDDVNIGSCLEAQVEENQSKLRVLGTVSDRLQEEIDRRDNEVSALRKKLNDLQRSNFKLSKRLSGNLKLNSSSDVLLSLRVFNSVLNDACRAASKFTKILIDLMRKAGWDLDLAAISVHSNIEYAKSGHNRYAFLSYVCLIMFRGFDSKQFGLDEAEPETETLCNDSVKVINNPLKQLLEHVSSSPVELISRNPQCQFSKFCENKYQELVHPTMESSIFAKLDRKEAVLSSWRSLSVFYESFVNMASSIWMLHKLAFSFDPVVEIFQVEKGADFSMVYMEDITRKSSLPVKTPTKIGFTVVPGFKIGRTVIQSQVYLCNLNCTD, from the coding sequence ATGACAGAGATGATGGACACCGCTTCTCCTACTACACCTAAAGCTCCACCGATCTCCCAAATGTTCCAGAAGTTCGCAATCGCCTTCAAGACTAAAACTATCGAGTTCTTCGCCGACGAGACCGCCGCCGATGATTACCCCTCTGATATCGACGGTTTCTCCCTCCTCGACTCTTCCGAGGATTTCATTCCTGACCAGAAGGTTATCATTTTGAAGCCGGACCAACCCCTTTATCAAAATTCAACTCCGGAGAAGAATCTTGAGGAGGTACCGCTGCAACAACCGGTGGTCATTAAGTCTCCGGAGCTTACCCAGATCAGGCCTTTGAATACCCAGTTGGCTCCGCCTTTGATTTCGTCGGTGTTTGCTACAATTTCTTCTTTTGAAGCTTCGTATCTTCAGCTACAGACTTCGCATGTGCCGTTTAATGTGGAGAGCATAAAGTCGGCGGATGAAGCTCTGGTTTCACACCTGAATAGATTGTCTGATTTCAAGCAGTTGTATTTGAATTTGAGGAGGAATCCTGATTTTGGGGATGATGTGAATATTGGGTCGTGTTTGGAAGCTCAGGTAGAGGAAAACCAGAGCAAGCTGAGAGTTTTGGGGACTGTTTCGGACCGTTTGCAAGAAGAAATTGATCGAAGGGATAATGAAGTTTCAGCTTTAAGGAAGAAATTAAATGACTTACAACGGTCTAATTTCAAGTTATCAAAGAGATTATCTGGTAATTTGAAATTGAATTCTTCTTCTGATGTTTTATTGTCTCTTAGGGTTTTCAATTCGGTGTTAAATGATGCTTGTAGAGCCGCTAGCAAATTCACTAAGATTTTGATTGATTTGATGAGAAAAGCTGGATGGGATTTAGATTTAGCTGCTATTTCAGTTCATTCTAATATTGAATATGCCAAATCAGGACACAATCGCTATGCTTTTCTCTCCTATGTTTGTTTGATCATGTTTCGAGGGTTTGATTCGAAACAGTTTGGTTTAGATGAGGCCGAACCTGAAACCGAAACCCTTTGTAATGATTCTGTTAAAGTCATCAATAATCCATTGAAGCAGTTACTTGAGCATGTATCCAGCAGTCCGGTGGAGTTGATAAGCAGAAATCCACAATGCCAGTTTTCGAAATTCTGCGAAAACAAGTATCAGGAACTTGTTCATCCAACAATGGAATCATCGATTTTCGCTAAATTGGATCGAAAAGAAGCAGTTCTGAGTTCATGGAGGTCGTTAAGTGTGTTCTATGAGTCATTTGTCAACATGGCGAGTTCGATATGGATGTTGCATAAGCTGGCATTTTCATTTGATCCTGTTGTTGAGATCTTTCAGGTGGAGAAAGGGGCTGATTTCTCAATGGTATATATGGAAGATATCACAAGAAAAAGCAGCTTACCGGTTAAAACTCCGACGAAAATCGGGTTCACAGTAGTTCCAGGATTTAAGATTGGGAGAACAGTTATTCAGTCTCAGGTTTATCTATGCAATTTGAACTGTACAGATTAG